GTGGAAGCGGTGCGCTTCCCGCTACGGCGGCCCGGCGCGCGCTATGGCTTTACGGAGTTCTCGGCCCGGCATGGCGACTTCGCGCTGGTGGCCTGCGCCGCCATCGTCACGGACGACGCCATTGCGCTGGCCGTGGGCGGCGTGGCCGACCGGCCGGTGCTGGAGACCTGGCCACGCCTGCGGGGCAAGGCGCTGGCCGAGGCGATCAACGATTTCAGCTGGAAGCTGGGCGCGCAGGACGACGCCCATGTCAGCGCGCAGTACCGCCGCCACCTGGTGCGGCAACTGGGCATGCGCGCAATCGAGGAGGCAAGATGAGCAAGACCCTTAATGGCGCACCTTCGGGTGCGCCGCCGGTGATGCGGCGCGACGAGCGCCACTGCATCACCCTGACGCTGAACGGCAACGAGCGCAGCGCCTTGTGCGCGCCACGCGAGCTGCTGTCCGACTTCCTGCGCCATGAGCTCGGCGCCACCGGCACCCACGTCGGCTGCGAGCACGGCGTCTGCGGCGCATGCACGGTGCGGGTGGACGGCGTGGCCGCGCGCTCCTGCCTGATGCTGGCGGTGCAGGCCGACGGCCGCGCCATCAATACCGTCGAGGGCCTCGCCCCGCGCGAAGGCCTGGGCGACCTGCAGGAAGCCTTCCGCCGCCACCATGCGCTGCAGTGCGGCTTCTGCACCGCGGGCATCCTGATGTCGTGTGCGGACTACCTGGAGCGCGTACCCGAGCCGACCGAGGCCCAGGTGCGCGACATGCTGTCCGGCCACCTGTGCCGCTGCACGGGCTACACGCCGATCGTCGCCGCCGTCCTCGACGTGGCCGCCAGCCGCGCGCGCTCGCGCCGGATTGCGGCACCGGTTGCCGAGGAGTGCTGCGATGCTTGACCTCGGCCGCACCTTCCTGCAAAGCGTGGAGCGCAGTCCCCACGCCCCCGCGATCGTCGACGG
This genomic interval from Cupriavidus oxalaticus contains the following:
- a CDS encoding (2Fe-2S)-binding protein — protein: MSKTLNGAPSGAPPVMRRDERHCITLTLNGNERSALCAPRELLSDFLRHELGATGTHVGCEHGVCGACTVRVDGVAARSCLMLAVQADGRAINTVEGLAPREGLGDLQEAFRRHHALQCGFCTAGILMSCADYLERVPEPTEAQVRDMLSGHLCRCTGYTPIVAAVLDVAASRARSRRIAAPVAEECCDA